A window of the Azospirillum formosense genome harbors these coding sequences:
- the ruvX gene encoding Holliday junction resolvase RuvX: MIHTLPELAARLGRGQRLLGLDVGTKTVGMAVSDPNFVVASPIGTLKRTKFTQDARELSRTLRDYGIGGLVIGLPLNMDGSEGPRAESTRAFAKNLMERSDLLGWDAEIAFWDERLSTSAVERFMIGEADMTRKRRDEVVDKMAAAYILQGALDALAHIRRMEREQRERDEYDNDTGGNSGGDGDA; this comes from the coding sequence ATGATCCACACGCTTCCCGAACTGGCCGCCCGCCTGGGCCGTGGCCAGCGCCTGCTCGGCCTCGACGTCGGCACCAAGACCGTCGGTATGGCCGTGTCCGACCCGAACTTCGTCGTCGCCTCGCCGATCGGCACGCTGAAGCGCACGAAGTTCACCCAGGACGCCCGCGAGCTGTCGCGGACGCTGCGCGATTACGGGATCGGCGGGCTGGTGATCGGCCTGCCGCTGAACATGGACGGGTCGGAGGGGCCGCGCGCCGAATCCACCCGCGCCTTCGCCAAGAACCTGATGGAGCGGTCCGACCTGCTGGGCTGGGACGCCGAGATCGCCTTCTGGGACGAACGGCTATCGACCTCCGCGGTCGAGCGTTTCATGATCGGCGAGGCCGACATGACCCGCAAGCGCCGGGACGAGGTGGTGGACAAGATGGCCGCCGCCTACATCCTGCAGGGCGCGTTGGACGCGCTGGCCCACATCCGCCGCATGGAGCGGGAGCAGCGGGAGCGCGACGAGTACGACAACGACACCGGCGGCAACAGCGGCGGCGACGGGGACGCCTGA
- a CDS encoding GNAT family N-acetyltransferase, producing MPSATPVPGPAALSHRPLADADIPRICGFARDREELYFLFPRATWPLTPEQVRDSLAVRRDPTVVLRGGEVVGYANFAIFEAGRTASLGNVSVAPWARRSGVAKHLVSTMMDRAFVHHGLPELRLRCFNTNTPGLLLYAALGFAPIAVEEHKAPWGDRLALFTLRLDREGWAAGRGDG from the coding sequence ATGCCCAGCGCCACCCCCGTTCCGGGTCCCGCCGCACTCAGCCACCGCCCCTTGGCGGATGCCGACATCCCGCGCATCTGCGGCTTCGCCCGCGACCGGGAGGAGCTGTATTTTTTGTTTCCCCGCGCGACGTGGCCGCTGACTCCGGAACAGGTGCGCGACTCCCTGGCCGTGCGCCGCGATCCCACAGTGGTGCTGCGCGGCGGCGAGGTGGTCGGCTACGCGAACTTCGCGATTTTCGAGGCGGGGCGAACCGCCAGCCTGGGCAACGTCAGCGTGGCGCCCTGGGCACGGCGGTCGGGTGTGGCGAAGCATCTGGTGTCCACCATGATGGATCGAGCCTTCGTCCATCATGGCTTGCCGGAACTCCGGCTGCGCTGCTTCAACACCAACACGCCGGGACTTCTTCTCTACGCCGCGCTGGGATTCGCCCCGATCGCTGTGGAGGAGCACAAGGCGCCCTGGGGCGACCGGCTCGCCCTGTTCACCCTGCGCCTCGACCGGGAGGGCTGGGCCGCAGGGCGTGGCGACGGGTGA
- the gatC gene encoding Asp-tRNA(Asn)/Glu-tRNA(Gln) amidotransferase subunit GatC: protein MSLDKATVAKIAHLARIKVPDDELDHLAGELSQILTFVEQLGEVDTQDVPPMTSVAAQTLRRRKDEVTDGGYRDAVLSNGPETAEGFYVVPKVVE from the coding sequence ATGTCGCTCGACAAGGCCACCGTGGCCAAGATCGCGCATCTGGCCCGCATCAAGGTGCCGGACGATGAACTGGATCACCTGGCGGGTGAGCTGAGCCAAATCCTGACCTTCGTCGAACAGTTGGGCGAGGTCGACACGCAGGACGTGCCGCCGATGACCAGCGTGGCCGCGCAAACCCTGCGCCGCCGCAAGGACGAGGTGACCGACGGCGGTTACCGCGACGCCGTCCTCTCCAACGGCCCGGAGACGGCCGAAGGCTTCTACGTCGTTCCGAAGGTGGTCGAGTGA
- the gatA gene encoding Asp-tRNA(Asn)/Glu-tRNA(Gln) amidotransferase subunit GatA: protein MTGLTHLTMAAALDGLAKKEFTAVELTEAHVKAVETIRPLNAFITETPEQALAMAKASDARRAKGEAGPMEGLPIAVKDLFCTKGVLTTAASHILDGFKPEYESTVTSNLWRDGAVMLGKVNLDEFAMGSANITSHHGNVISPWSPGEVGNWSRQIVPGGSSGGSAAAVAARAALGATGTDTGGSIRQPAAFTGIVGIKPTYGRCSRWGVVAFASSLDQAGPMTRTVEDAAIMLRSMCGFDPKDSTSVDMAVPDFRAALTGDIRGLKVGIPKEYRVEGMPAEIAAIWDQGIEWLKQAGAEPVEISLPHSKYALATYYIVAPAEASSNLARYDGLRYGLRVEGASLKDMYENTRGAGFGKEVRRRILIGTYVLSAGYYDAYYNKARQVRTRIKWDFDEAFKTCDVILTPTAPSTAFAIGEKMDDPIQMYLNDVFTVPASLAGLPGMSVPAGVGSDGLPLGLQLLGRPFDEETVLRVGQVIEKAAAVTATPPFMA, encoded by the coding sequence ATGACCGGTCTTACGCATCTGACCATGGCGGCGGCCCTCGACGGCCTCGCCAAGAAGGAATTCACCGCGGTCGAGCTGACCGAGGCCCACGTCAAGGCGGTGGAGACGATCCGCCCGCTGAACGCCTTCATCACCGAGACGCCAGAGCAGGCGCTGGCGATGGCCAAGGCGTCGGACGCCCGCCGCGCCAAGGGCGAGGCGGGCCCGATGGAGGGCCTGCCGATCGCGGTGAAGGACCTGTTCTGCACCAAGGGCGTGCTGACCACCGCGGCCAGCCACATCCTCGACGGCTTCAAGCCGGAGTATGAGTCCACCGTCACCAGCAACCTGTGGCGCGACGGCGCCGTCATGCTGGGCAAGGTGAACCTGGACGAGTTCGCCATGGGCTCGGCCAACATCACCTCCCACCACGGCAACGTGATCAGCCCGTGGAGCCCGGGCGAGGTCGGCAACTGGTCGCGCCAGATCGTTCCCGGCGGCTCGTCGGGCGGTTCGGCCGCGGCGGTGGCCGCGCGCGCCGCGCTGGGCGCCACCGGTACGGACACCGGCGGCTCGATCCGCCAGCCCGCCGCCTTCACCGGCATCGTCGGCATCAAGCCGACCTACGGGCGCTGCTCGCGCTGGGGCGTGGTCGCCTTCGCCTCCTCGCTGGATCAGGCCGGCCCGATGACTCGCACGGTCGAGGACGCGGCGATCATGCTGCGCTCGATGTGCGGCTTCGACCCGAAGGATTCGACCTCGGTCGACATGGCGGTGCCGGACTTCCGCGCCGCCCTGACCGGCGACATCCGCGGCCTGAAGGTCGGCATTCCCAAGGAATACCGGGTGGAGGGCATGCCCGCCGAGATCGCCGCAATCTGGGACCAGGGCATCGAATGGCTGAAGCAGGCCGGCGCCGAGCCGGTGGAGATCAGCCTGCCGCACAGCAAGTACGCGCTGGCCACCTACTACATCGTCGCCCCGGCCGAGGCGTCGTCGAACCTCGCGCGCTACGACGGCCTGCGCTACGGCCTGCGGGTCGAGGGCGCCAGCCTGAAGGACATGTACGAGAACACCCGCGGCGCCGGCTTCGGCAAGGAGGTCCGCCGCCGCATCCTGATCGGCACCTACGTGCTGTCGGCGGGCTATTATGACGCCTACTACAACAAGGCCCGCCAGGTGCGCACGCGCATCAAGTGGGACTTCGACGAGGCGTTCAAGACGTGCGACGTCATCCTGACGCCGACCGCGCCGAGCACCGCCTTCGCCATCGGCGAGAAGATGGACGACCCGATCCAGATGTACCTGAACGACGTGTTCACGGTCCCGGCCTCGCTGGCCGGCCTGCCGGGCATGTCGGTTCCGGCGGGCGTCGGGTCGGACGGGCTGCCGCTGGGGCTGCAGCTCCTGGGCCGGCCCTTCGATGAGGAGACCGTCCTGCGCGTCGGTCAGGTCATCGAGAAGGCCGCCGCCGTCACCGCCACCCCGCCGTTCATGGCCTGA
- the gatB gene encoding Asp-tRNA(Asn)/Glu-tRNA(Gln) amidotransferase subunit GatB, whose translation MSYIQGETGDWEIVIGLEVHAQVISNAKLFSGAATAFGAEPNSQVSFVDAAFPGMLPVINEHCIEQAVRTGLGLKAQINLHSVFDRKNYFYADLPQGYQISQYLQPIVGKGEIVLDLPDGSSRTVGVTRLHLEQDAGKSLHDQHPAKTYIDLNRSGVALMEIVSEPDMRTAEEAGAYVRKLRSILRYLGTCDGNMEEGSMRCDVNVSVRKPGAPFGTRCEIKNVNSIRFVMQAIEYEARRQIEIIEEGGKIDQETRLWDTTKFVTRSMRSKEEAHDYRYFPDPDLLPLELDPAWVEDIKRTLPELPDDKKARFISEYKLSPYDANVLVSEKARADFFEAVAKGRDPKLAANWVTGELFGYLNKAGKEIEESPVSAENLGGLIDLIADNTISGRIAKEVFEAMFETGEKPADIVEKKGLRQVTDTGAIESSIDAVLAANADKVAEFRSGKDKLFGFFVGQVMKATQGKANPALVNEILTAKLKG comes from the coding sequence ATGTCGTACATTCAGGGCGAAACGGGCGATTGGGAAATCGTGATCGGGCTGGAGGTCCACGCCCAGGTCATCTCGAACGCCAAGCTGTTCTCCGGCGCCGCCACCGCCTTCGGCGCGGAGCCGAACAGCCAGGTCAGCTTCGTCGACGCCGCCTTCCCCGGCATGCTGCCCGTCATCAACGAGCATTGCATTGAGCAGGCGGTGCGCACCGGCCTGGGGCTGAAGGCGCAGATCAACCTGCACTCGGTGTTCGACCGCAAGAACTACTTCTACGCCGACCTGCCGCAGGGCTACCAGATCAGCCAGTATCTGCAGCCCATCGTCGGCAAGGGCGAGATCGTTCTGGACCTGCCGGACGGCTCCTCCCGCACGGTCGGCGTGACCCGCCTGCATCTGGAGCAGGACGCCGGCAAGTCGCTGCATGACCAGCATCCCGCCAAGACCTACATCGACCTGAACCGGTCGGGCGTGGCGCTGATGGAGATCGTGTCGGAGCCGGACATGCGCACCGCGGAGGAGGCCGGCGCCTATGTGCGCAAGCTGCGCTCCATCCTGCGCTACCTCGGCACCTGCGACGGCAACATGGAGGAAGGCTCCATGCGCTGCGACGTCAACGTGTCGGTGCGCAAGCCGGGCGCGCCCTTCGGCACGCGCTGCGAGATCAAAAACGTCAACTCGATCCGCTTCGTCATGCAGGCGATCGAGTACGAGGCGCGCCGCCAGATCGAGATCATCGAGGAAGGCGGGAAGATCGACCAGGAGACGCGTCTGTGGGACACGACGAAGTTCGTGACCCGCTCCATGCGCTCCAAGGAGGAGGCGCACGACTACCGCTACTTCCCCGATCCGGACCTGCTGCCGCTGGAGCTGGATCCGGCGTGGGTGGAGGACATCAAGCGCACCCTGCCGGAGCTTCCGGACGACAAGAAGGCCCGCTTCATCAGCGAGTACAAGCTGTCGCCCTACGACGCCAACGTGCTGGTGTCGGAGAAGGCCCGCGCCGACTTCTTCGAGGCGGTGGCCAAGGGCCGCGACCCGAAGCTGGCCGCCAACTGGGTCACCGGCGAGCTGTTCGGCTATCTGAACAAGGCCGGCAAGGAGATCGAGGAGAGCCCCGTTTCGGCGGAGAATCTCGGTGGCCTGATCGACCTGATCGCCGACAACACCATCTCCGGCCGCATCGCCAAGGAGGTGTTCGAGGCGATGTTCGAAACGGGTGAGAAGCCCGCCGACATCGTCGAGAAGAAGGGCCTGCGCCAGGTCACCGACACCGGGGCCATCGAGTCGTCCATCGACGCGGTGCTGGCGGCGAACGCCGACAAGGTGGCCGAGTTCCGGTCGGGCAAGGACAAGCTGTTCGGCTTCTTCGTCGGTCAGGTCATGAAGGCGACGCAGGGCAAGGCCAACCCGGCCCTGGTCAACGAAATCCTGACGGCCAAGCTGAAGGGCTGA
- a CDS encoding PAS domain S-box protein, with translation MIADSLRVALFALFAGLLAGFLAGLLAARRVAERTPVDKTATASAATEDRLRAILDTAPIGVLINTRDGDNLYHSPSAATCFKVSGERLQRDGMWPLYHDPLDRRTAIDRLYAEGRFNGQEVLLRRGDGETCMGSLSSTVIDFEGQRCHISWFYDLTEQKKADAVRRDLADRLEMALDATGAAVWDTDIPRGTCWWSDSFPRMLGYAEPPEMPADFWEMRLHPDDRQRVLTTIDAHLRGETAAYAYDYRLRRADGGWMWIAAQGRAIRDSAGRAVRYVGIMTDITERRRQEEEVRAGKERLLRILEASPIAVNITRRDGLLVFCNTQSEIILGRSRDDLLPMPAERLYADPADRQALIDRFEREGPFRDAEVRFRKPDGTVVWVLSSWGEIEMDGEPALLTWLYDINDRKAAEAAMMAARDEAERALADLRAAQESLIQAEAMASLGQLVAGVAHEINTPIGIGLTAASHIAEQARDLRVRFDSGQLKKTNLAEYLDTVTEAARLLVSNMNRAAALVQSFKRVAVDQTSGERRTFDLRIYVDEVLFSLRPRLKRTLVAVEVDCPEGLEMDSFPGALSQVLTNLVINALIHAYGEDQRGTIRIAAHADGDDHVVIEFSDDGFGIPDDHLPRVFEPFFTTKRGEGGSGLGLHIVHSTVTGVLGGTVAVRSAAGQGTGFTLRLPRRVARETVPAAVQPPEPGPAVPV, from the coding sequence ATGATTGCAGATTCGCTGAGGGTAGCGCTTTTCGCGCTGTTCGCCGGTCTCCTGGCCGGATTTCTCGCCGGCTTGCTGGCGGCACGGCGCGTGGCGGAGCGAACCCCGGTCGACAAAACGGCCACCGCGTCCGCGGCGACGGAGGATCGGCTGCGCGCTATCCTGGACACCGCGCCCATCGGTGTCCTCATCAACACGCGCGACGGCGACAATCTCTATCACAGCCCCAGCGCCGCCACCTGTTTCAAAGTCAGCGGCGAGCGGTTGCAGCGCGACGGCATGTGGCCGCTCTACCATGACCCGCTGGACCGCAGGACGGCCATCGACCGCCTCTACGCCGAGGGCCGCTTCAACGGGCAGGAGGTGTTGCTGCGCCGTGGCGACGGCGAAACCTGCATGGGGTCGCTGAGTTCGACCGTCATCGATTTCGAGGGGCAGCGCTGCCACATCAGCTGGTTCTACGACCTGACGGAGCAGAAGAAGGCCGACGCGGTTCGCCGCGATCTGGCTGACCGCTTGGAAATGGCCCTGGACGCCACCGGCGCGGCGGTGTGGGACACCGACATCCCGCGGGGCACCTGCTGGTGGTCCGACAGTTTTCCGCGCATGCTTGGCTACGCCGAGCCGCCGGAGATGCCCGCCGATTTCTGGGAGATGCGCCTGCATCCCGATGACCGGCAGCGCGTGCTGACCACCATCGACGCCCATCTGCGCGGCGAGACCGCGGCCTACGCCTATGATTACCGGCTGCGCCGCGCCGACGGCGGCTGGATGTGGATCGCCGCGCAGGGGCGGGCGATTCGCGACTCCGCCGGCCGGGCGGTGCGCTACGTCGGCATCATGACCGACATCACCGAGCGCCGCCGCCAGGAGGAGGAGGTCCGCGCCGGCAAGGAACGGCTGCTGCGGATACTGGAGGCCAGCCCCATCGCCGTGAACATCACGCGCCGCGACGGTCTTCTCGTGTTCTGCAACACGCAGTCGGAGATCATTCTCGGCCGGTCGCGCGACGACCTTCTGCCGATGCCCGCCGAGCGGTTGTACGCCGATCCGGCGGACCGCCAAGCGCTGATCGACCGCTTCGAACGGGAGGGGCCCTTCCGCGACGCCGAGGTGCGCTTCCGCAAGCCGGACGGAACGGTCGTCTGGGTGCTGTCGAGCTGGGGCGAGATCGAGATGGACGGCGAGCCGGCGCTGCTGACCTGGCTCTATGACATCAACGACCGCAAGGCGGCGGAGGCGGCCATGATGGCCGCCCGCGACGAGGCGGAGCGCGCCCTGGCCGACCTGCGCGCCGCCCAGGAGAGCCTGATCCAGGCGGAGGCCATGGCCTCGCTGGGCCAGCTGGTGGCCGGGGTGGCGCACGAGATCAACACGCCCATCGGCATCGGCCTCACCGCCGCCAGCCACATCGCCGAACAGGCCCGCGACCTGCGCGTCCGGTTCGATTCGGGCCAGTTGAAGAAGACCAATCTGGCCGAGTATCTGGACACGGTGACGGAGGCCGCGCGCCTGCTGGTGTCGAACATGAACCGGGCGGCGGCGTTGGTGCAGAGCTTCAAGCGGGTGGCGGTGGACCAGACCTCCGGCGAGCGGCGCACCTTCGATCTGCGCATTTACGTCGACGAAGTGCTGTTCTCCCTGCGGCCCCGGCTGAAGCGCACGCTGGTGGCGGTGGAGGTGGATTGTCCGGAGGGGCTGGAGATGGACAGCTTTCCCGGTGCGTTGAGCCAGGTTCTGACCAACCTCGTGATCAACGCGCTGATCCACGCCTATGGCGAGGACCAGCGGGGAACGATCCGCATCGCGGCCCATGCGGATGGCGACGATCACGTCGTCATCGAATTTTCCGACGACGGGTTCGGCATTCCCGACGATCATCTGCCGAGGGTCTTCGAACCCTTTTTTACGACCAAGCGGGGCGAGGGCGGTTCGGGTCTCGGGCTGCACATCGTTCACAGCACGGTGACCGGCGTGCTGGGCGGCACGGTGGCGGTCCGGTCGGCGGCCGGGCAGGGGACGGGCTTCACCCTGCGTTTGCCGCGCCGCGTCGCCCGGGAGACGGTTCCGGCGGCCGTTCAGCCGCCCGAACCGGGGCCGGCGGTGCCCGTCTGA
- a CDS encoding IS630 transposase-related protein encodes MGQPYSSDLRERVLLAYERHEGGPELLARRFQISRACAYNWVRAARLEGRRVAKPHAGGVPAKLDAEGVSVLRALVREDNDATLAQYRDRLAARTGIALSPAVVCRTLKRLGLARKKRR; translated from the coding sequence ATGGGCCAGCCATATTCCTCCGATCTGCGCGAACGGGTTCTGCTGGCTTATGAGCGCCACGAGGGCGGCCCCGAGTTGCTGGCGCGGCGCTTCCAGATCAGCCGAGCCTGCGCGTACAACTGGGTGCGGGCCGCACGCCTTGAGGGGCGGCGGGTCGCCAAGCCGCATGCCGGCGGCGTACCAGCCAAACTGGACGCGGAGGGCGTGAGCGTGCTGCGGGCCTTGGTGCGGGAGGATAATGACGCGACACTGGCACAGTACCGCGACCGGTTGGCCGCACGCACCGGCATCGCGCTGAGCCCGGCGGTGGTGTGCCGCACCTTGAAGCGGCTGGGGTTGGCGCGCAAAAAAAGACGCTGA
- a CDS encoding IS630 family transposase: MPHLEAAGVGAQKKTLRASEQERADIAAERAAYRDDAVVHEPARLVFLDETGINTQMTPTQARAPRGQRALGSVPCGSWHRVTVLGALSAEGMLAAMSIEASTSSAVFLAFVEQVLLPVLRRDKPGAVVVMDNLSAHKRADILAAFETAGIRVRFLPRYSPDLSPIEPGWAKLKGILRAKEARTVEALNEELGPALNAITATDAKAWFKLCGYPNLN, encoded by the coding sequence GTGCCGCACCTTGAAGCGGCTGGGGTTGGCGCGCAAAAAAAGACGCTGAGGGCCAGCGAGCAAGAGCGCGCGGATATCGCCGCGGAACGCGCGGCCTACCGGGACGATGCGGTGGTCCATGAACCGGCGCGTTTGGTTTTCCTCGATGAAACCGGCATCAACACCCAGATGACGCCCACCCAGGCCCGGGCGCCGCGCGGCCAGCGGGCGCTCGGATCCGTGCCCTGTGGGTCGTGGCACCGCGTCACGGTGCTCGGGGCGTTGAGCGCCGAAGGCATGCTGGCCGCCATGAGCATCGAGGCGTCCACCTCCTCGGCCGTGTTTCTCGCCTTTGTCGAGCAGGTGCTCTTGCCCGTGCTTCGGCGCGACAAACCCGGCGCCGTGGTCGTGATGGACAACCTTTCCGCTCACAAGCGGGCCGATATCCTCGCCGCCTTTGAGACGGCGGGGATCCGTGTCCGCTTCCTCCCGCGCTACTCGCCCGACCTCTCGCCCATCGAGCCCGGCTGGGCCAAGCTCAAAGGAATCCTGCGCGCCAAGGAAGCCCGCACCGTCGAGGCCCTCAACGAGGAACTCGGCCCAGCCCTCAATGCGATCACCGCTACCGACGCCAAAGCGTGGTTTAAGCTATGCGGCTACCCGAATCTAAACTGA
- a CDS encoding DUF1796 family putative cysteine peptidase: MPEAIDLRPTFVHACYVGLLGREPDRWEVDHHLGHLDIGDAYSLADMMRAFRQSPEGASLLVPHFQAAMPAVRSIDGRPARHVVALGSHCFTTAHLARAGLRRWASPFDWVRFPPAVARFCLEDDFRLYLDGTMYDGHEHAGFRAAYGLGDMFPHHDLADEAVRAKLRDRVERWRKVMGLGDPTLFVVVTPGIENLQRFRPMLETLQATTARPGLLFVVVEPPDASLPVAQVSLQDSVGCSAVAWRMRPTGELGAMRFDAPMDEMIVHRLIREFWIDA, encoded by the coding sequence ATGCCGGAAGCAATCGACTTAAGACCGACATTCGTCCATGCGTGCTATGTGGGGTTGCTGGGGCGGGAGCCGGACCGGTGGGAAGTCGATCACCATCTCGGCCACCTGGACATCGGCGACGCCTACAGCCTCGCCGACATGATGCGAGCCTTCCGGCAGTCCCCTGAGGGCGCGTCTTTGCTGGTCCCGCATTTCCAGGCGGCCATGCCGGCGGTCCGGAGCATCGACGGGCGGCCTGCTCGTCACGTCGTCGCGCTGGGGTCGCACTGCTTCACCACGGCCCATCTCGCGCGTGCCGGGCTTCGGCGATGGGCCTCGCCCTTCGATTGGGTGCGCTTCCCCCCGGCGGTCGCGCGATTCTGCCTTGAGGACGACTTCCGCCTCTATCTGGACGGCACCATGTACGACGGGCACGAGCACGCCGGCTTTCGGGCCGCCTATGGCCTGGGCGACATGTTCCCGCACCACGACCTTGCTGACGAGGCCGTGCGCGCAAAGCTGCGGGACCGAGTGGAGCGGTGGCGGAAGGTGATGGGGCTGGGCGACCCGACGCTGTTCGTCGTGGTCACGCCGGGGATTGAAAACCTCCAGCGCTTCCGCCCGATGCTTGAGACGCTTCAGGCGACGACCGCGCGCCCCGGCCTGCTTTTCGTGGTTGTTGAGCCGCCCGATGCCTCGCTGCCGGTCGCCCAGGTGTCGCTGCAGGATTCCGTCGGTTGCAGCGCCGTTGCGTGGCGGATGAGGCCGACGGGCGAGTTGGGAGCAATGCGCTTCGATGCGCCGATGGACGAGATGATTGTCCACCGGCTCATCCGCGAGTTCTGGATTGACGCCTGA
- a CDS encoding lysozyme: MNPTPSGATPLREIHPDALALVRQSEGLYLTAYLCPAGVPTVSCGHTAGVRMGQAITWLKAEVFLRADMTDAARDVGRLIKVPITDRQRSALVSFVFNLGAGALQSSTLLRLLSGHDYAGAAAEFPKWITGRPAAERHRGHRSAVARKARRAAPRRPPAGCSAPSKHRNRQSRPAGCLDTDRR; this comes from the coding sequence GTGAACCCCACGCCCTCCGGCGCGACTCCGCTGCGCGAGATCCACCCCGACGCCCTGGCTCTCGTCCGCCAGTCGGAGGGGCTTTACCTCACCGCCTATCTGTGCCCCGCCGGCGTGCCGACCGTCAGTTGCGGCCACACAGCAGGCGTGCGGATGGGCCAGGCGATCACTTGGCTCAAGGCCGAGGTCTTCCTGCGCGCCGATATGACCGACGCTGCCCGTGACGTCGGCCGGTTGATCAAGGTGCCGATCACCGATCGGCAGCGCAGCGCCCTGGTCTCCTTCGTGTTTAACCTGGGGGCCGGCGCGCTGCAGTCCTCGACCCTGCTGCGCCTGCTGAGCGGGCACGATTATGCCGGGGCGGCGGCCGAGTTTCCGAAATGGATCACCGGACGTCCGGCAGCCGAGCGCCACCGCGGGCATAGATCTGCTGTGGCGCGCAAAGCGCGTCGAGCTGCACCACGACGGCCCCCGGCTGGCTGTTCAGCCCCATCCAAGCATCGTAACCGACAATCTCGCCCCGCCGGATGTCTCGATACAGACCGTAGGTGA
- a CDS encoding ABC transporter substrate-binding protein, with translation MKRIGSTMGRALLGLTLAVGVALVPTSGARAEATEVTIAIQYGLSYLPLMVAKNQGLIEQHAAADGIGPVKVNWLVLNGGVAANDALLSGNAQIVSAGISPLLAAWDRTRGGIGVKAISGLDSSAFWINSNNPDVRSIRDLTGKDRIAVPAVKVSINSVILQIAAEKEFGPGHHYDFEALTTPLSPPDATAALVSGKTEITGHVTTPTYGTLQLAHPNVHRIFNSRDLIGEATLVLSYTTQKFHDENPKLTAAVVKAMGDGFALIKRDKAEAARIYLAEERSKLTQDEVVALLNNPDISYSQIPHNTGVIADYMHRVGSIKTKPASWKDYTLPILHSETGS, from the coding sequence GTGAAACGCATCGGTTCCACCATGGGACGGGCCCTTCTCGGCCTGACCCTGGCGGTGGGCGTGGCCCTTGTCCCAACTAGCGGCGCGCGGGCCGAAGCGACGGAGGTGACCATCGCCATCCAATACGGGCTGAGCTATCTGCCCCTGATGGTCGCCAAGAATCAGGGGCTGATCGAACAACACGCCGCGGCGGACGGAATCGGGCCGGTCAAGGTCAACTGGCTCGTCCTGAACGGCGGCGTGGCCGCCAACGACGCGCTGCTGAGCGGCAACGCGCAGATCGTCTCCGCAGGCATCTCTCCGCTTCTGGCGGCCTGGGACAGGACACGGGGCGGCATCGGCGTGAAAGCCATCTCGGGGCTGGACTCCTCCGCCTTCTGGATCAACAGCAACAACCCCGACGTCCGCAGCATCCGCGACCTGACCGGGAAGGATCGCATCGCGGTCCCGGCGGTGAAGGTGTCGATCAACTCGGTCATTCTCCAGATCGCCGCGGAGAAGGAGTTCGGGCCGGGGCATCATTACGATTTCGAAGCGTTGACGACGCCACTCAGCCCGCCGGACGCGACCGCGGCGCTGGTTTCCGGCAAGACGGAAATCACCGGCCACGTCACCACGCCGACCTACGGCACCCTTCAACTCGCCCACCCGAACGTCCATCGCATCTTCAATTCGCGCGACCTCATCGGCGAAGCGACTCTGGTGCTGAGCTACACCACGCAGAAGTTCCACGACGAGAACCCGAAACTCACCGCCGCCGTGGTGAAGGCGATGGGCGACGGCTTCGCGCTGATCAAGCGCGACAAGGCCGAAGCCGCCCGCATCTATCTGGCCGAGGAGCGCAGCAAGCTGACCCAGGACGAGGTTGTGGCGCTGCTGAACAACCCGGACATCAGCTATTCGCAGATCCCGCACAACACCGGCGTGATCGCCGAT